In Glandiceps talaboti chromosome 6, keGlaTala1.1, whole genome shotgun sequence, one DNA window encodes the following:
- the LOC144436770 gene encoding trimeric intracellular cation channel type 1B.1-like, protein MADFLHIFDEAAEWIAKLPMFPLFDTAHFILMTAAVRQDAGIEFSRRNPLSCWLCCMLSCFAGGVLANFLLGAPILNAFENQQAVGLATCIWYLVFYCPYDIFHKLTSWMPLLTIIVILKEVSRPRKILAGIAQAAKLYPKGYHLMVLIGMVKASGSNWMKMFERLMRGVWTPQNHEVLKPSFILKAAVLGSVLFVLQKQGALQISRDHLLLFYTAFLVIFKVAMVTANGPDPFVQLEGLTCFIMFGSEKEDQAKKVMADSKKKKE, encoded by the exons ATGGCCGACTTTCTTCATATCTTTGACGAGGCAGCAGAATGGATCGCCAAGTTACCGATGTTTCCATTATTTGATACTGCTCACTTTATCTTAATGACTGCAGCTGTGAGGCAAGATGCTGGCATAG AATTTTCAAGAAGGAATCCACTATCATGCTGGTTATGTTGTATGCTATCCTGCTTTGCTGGTGGTGTCTTGGCCAACTTTCTGCTTGGAGCTCCTATCTTGAATGCCTTTGAAAACCAACAAGCAGTAGGACTTGCCACATGTATTTG GTATTTAGTTTTTTACTGTCCATACGATATCTTTCACAAGTTAACATCATGGATGCCATTATTGACAATAATTGTTATTCTAAAAGAAGTATCAAGACCCAGGAAAATTTTAGCTGGAATAGCTCAGGCTGCAAAGTTATATCCAAAAGGTTATCATTTGATGGTGCTTATTGGTATGGTGAAAG CAAGTGGTAGTAACTGGatgaaaatgtttgaaagaTTGATGCGAGGAGTATGGACTCCACAAAATCATGAAGTACTTAAACCATCATT TATCCTGAAAGCAGCTGTGCTGGGAAGTGTATTGTTTGTTCTACAGAAGCAGGGAGCTTTACAAATCTCTCGGGATCATCTTCTGCTTTTCTACACTGCTTTTCTGGTCATCTTTaaagttgccatggttacagcCAATGGCCCTGATCCATTTGTACAGCTAGAAGGTCTGACCTGTTTTATTATGTTTGGAAGTGAGAAGGAAGATCAGGCCAAGAAAGTCATGGCTGACAGCAAGAAGAAGAAAGAATAA
- the LOC144436736 gene encoding actin-binding protein IPP-like, translating into MVYDQTLISALYASFFEITMAAVASDLIDERLHFVSGYHANSLLTRLGRLRTCNEFCDVHLRVGNELFECHRVVLSACSPYFHVMFTGGMSEMKQSEVEILGIDSVIFTLLINFVYTGEIDVNPTNVQELLAAADMLELKEVVEACCTFLQSQLHPSNCVGIYKLSKVHACTELRTATESFIHAHFTDVVQEEEFCGLSADELVQFLQSEDLRIETEFQVFHAAIAWIMHDAANRRKFLIQILEPIRVALIPPKLLFNHIQECTDLSLRVAMAMLLAEFNPDRKPQPSKPVRSLTNKTLVQVKPRTSARKHLYMIGGYMRPPGGRWSDTKSLDVVEQFDSFNEVWSLKPSLQFSRSHHGVAVVEGSIYVIGGESDSLIYDNVERYDIMSNKWVDAPSLTVPRCGHGVCTIGQVIYVFGGWIGSEIGNTVECYDPDYGKWYQIGKMETLRSSFGIAELDGMIYCVAGISDLNTELRTADCFDPVTREWSKLPDLKSRRAYVAVGVLNGCLYAVGGWNDRKDALCSVEKYSPQEKKWTQIQAMTTPRAGASVAAVNGLLYVIGGRTSSKEHTAPVTLDTVECYDPETNSWLQVGSMSVGRCEASVAVL; encoded by the exons ATGGTCTATGATCAGACTCTGATATCAGCCCTGTATGCCTCCTTCTTTGAAATCACGATGGCCGCTGTGGCATCTGATCTGATAGACGAGAGGCTACATTTTGTCTCCGGGTATCACGCCAACAGTTTACTTACTAGATTGGGACGACTTCGAACTTGCAACGAGTTTTGTGATGTACACCTTCGAGTGGGTAATGAGTTGTTTGAATGTCACCGTGTTGTTCTATCGGCATGCAGTCCATACTTTCATGTCATGTTTACAGGTGGGATGAGTGAAATGAAGCAAAGCGAAGTGGAGATTCTAGGAATTGACAGTGTCATCTTCACTTTGTTGATTAATTTCGTCTACACAG GTGAAATAGATGTAAACCCTACCAATGTACAAGAATTACTTGCTGCAGCAGACATGTTAGAATTGAAAGAAGTTGTTGAGGCATGTTGTACTTTCTTACAATCACAGCTCCATCCATCTAATTGTGTTGGGATTTATAAACTTTCCAAGGTACATGCCTGTACTGAGCTGAGGACAGCCACTGAATCATTCATCCATGCCCACTTCACAGATGTTGTCCAAGAGGAAGAATTCTGTGGTCTCAGTGCAGATGAACTGGTGCAGTTTCTCCAAAGTGAGGATCTTAGAATAGAGACAGAATTTCAAGTCTTCCATGCTGCCATAGCGTGGATCATGCATGATGCAGCAAACCGTCGCAAGTTTCTGATACAAATACTAGAACCAATCAGAGTAGCTTTAATTCCACCAAAACTGCTCTTTAATCATATTCAGGAATGTACTGATCTCAGTTTGCgggttgccatggcaatgcTGTTGGCAGAGTTTAATCCAGACAGAAAGCCACAACCATCCAAACCTGTCAGATCACTGACCAATAAGACCTTAGTTCAAGTGAAACCAAGGACAAGTGCAAGGAAACACTTGTATATGATTGGTGGATATATGCGTCCACCAGGTGGTAGATGGAGTGACACCAAATCATTGGATGTTGTAGAACAGTTTGATTCTTTCAATGAAGTGTGGTCTCTCAAACCAAGTTTACAGTTTTCACGAAGTCATCATGGCGTGGCTGTTGTGGAAGGTTCCATTTACGTAATAGGGGGTGAGAGTGATTCATTGATTTATGATAACGTAGAGCGGTATGACATAATGAGCAATAAATGGGTAGATGCACCTTCACTAACAGTGCCAAGGTGTGGACATGGCGTATGTACTATTGGACAGGTCATCTATGTATTTGGGGGCTGGATTGGTTCAGAAATTGGCAACACAGTGGAATGCTATGATCCTGACTATGGAAAGTGGTATCAAATTGGCAAAATGGAAACCCTTCGAAGTTCATTTGGAATTGCAGAATTGGATG GAATGATCTACTGTGTAGCTGGGATATCTGATCTTAATACTGAACTGAGAACAGCTGACTGTTTTGATCCTGTAACCAGAGAATGGTCTAAGTTACCAGATTTGAAGAGTAGAAGAGCCTATGTTGCAGTGGGAGTCCTCAATGGATGTTTGTATGCTGTTGGTGGTTGGAATGACAGGAAAGATGCATTATGTAGTGTGGAGAAGTATTCACCTCAAGAG AAAAAATGGACCCAGATACAAGCTATGACCACACCAAGGGCTGGTGCCAGTGTTGCTGCAGTCAATGGTTTGTTATATGTGATTGGTGGAAGAACCAGTAGTAAGGAACACACTGCTCCCGTTACCTTGGATACAGTGGAGTGTTATGACCCTGAGACAAATTCTTGGCTTCAAGTTGGCTCAATGTCAGTGGGTCGGTGTGAAGCTAGTGTTGCTGTCCTATGA
- the LOC144436871 gene encoding uncharacterized protein LOC144436871: protein MSVRKCPSCRFSHGQIICRFVLAQILLFFYLCGGAVIFQSIEGPNEIEAQRKIEQYKTQIQDFFSGESYRADTNVTTVMKKRMFRRLLEEYERRLYQNFQLGITTENKRWDFLSACVFSLTVITTIGYGHMVPATDTGRMFCIFYALIGIPSFLIYLTVMGQLVAMALKSVSRSLTHALKMAKLAAGQWKHKSHKTSPVENKVILTNWMQIDEFGDIATVSGNLVRDVGEISNHGCTNQNEKTEASSLDSEPSTMRKKIADTKQNHFGQVPHKVYRVNSDTVLRNYLNDFDDYFHSPEITQSIKHLEQFRLEGEPCCIHPRRRSWSDPTIAIPSFLVTRRRSGRYSYDVSSDVSNRGCTWCCRSPCGFHTSDLHTDACTSKKMAKTKSGMSDVVPTCILLIILIAYICAFAAFLTIAESEELGWDFQTSLYFCVITMTTIGFGDLIPTYLYNDGESAHQLIVVLMLFVIVGLVLMTGCFTLTQKGILQGMKKIKIKCVGLIDSCKGCSPKHG from the exons ATGTCAGTTCGAAAGTGTCCGAGTTGCCGCTTTTCTCATGGACAGATTATCTGTCGGTTTGTGTTGGCTCAAATATTACTTTTCTTCTACCTGTGTGGCGGTGCCGTCATATTCCAGAGTATTGAGGGACCAAATGAAATTGAAGCTCAGAGAAAAATAGAGCAATACAAGACACAGATTCAGGATTTTTTCTCCGGTGAATCTTACAGAGctgatacaaatgtaacaacCGTAATGAAGAAACGAATGTTTCGGAGGTTACTTGAAGAATATGAGCGGAGGCTTTATCAGAACTTCCAGTTAGGTATTACCACGGAAAACAAAAGATGGGATTTTCTTTCAGCTTGTGTATTTAGTTTGACTGTCATAACTACAATTG GTTATGGCCACATGGTTCCTGCAACGGATACTGGACgaatgttttgtattttctaCGCTTTGATCGGTATTCCATCTTTCCTTATTTATCTCACAGTGATGGGGCAGCTGGTTGCCATGGCATTGAAATCAGTATCAAGATCGCTAACCCATGCTTTGAAGATGGCAAAGTTGGCTGCTGGGCAATGGAAACACAAATCACATAAAACCAGCCCTGTTGAGAATAAAGTTATTCTCACTAACTGGATGCAAATTGATGAGTTTGGTGACATTGCCACTGTCAGTGGAAATCTCGTGAGAGACGTGGGTGAGATTTCAAACCATGGATGTACAAATCAAAACGAGAAAACAGAGGCATCGTCGTTAGATTCAGAACCTAGCACAATGcgaaaaaaaattgctgataCCAAACAAAATCATTTCGGTCAAGTTCCCCATAAAGTTTACCGCGTGAATAGCGACacggttttaaggaattatcttAACGACTTTGATGACTATTTCCATTCTCCAGAGATTACCCAAAGTATTAAACACTTGGAGCAGTTTCGATTGGAGGGTGAACCGTGTTGCATTCATCCCCGCAGACGAAGTTGGTCAGATCCAACCATCGCCATTCCTTCGTTTTTAGTGACACGCCGTCGATCTGGCAGATATAGTTACGATGTGTCGTCTGATGTTAGCAACAGAGGGTGTACCTGGTGTTGCCGTTCACCTTGTGGTTTTCATACGTCGGACCTCCATACAGATGCATGTACATCGAAAAAGATGGCCAAGACAAAAAGTGGCATGTCAGATgttgtacctacatgtatactattgatTATTCTGATTGCCTACATATGTGCCTTTGCAGCTTTCCTAACGATCGCAGAAAGCGAAGAACTGGGTTGGGATTTTCAAACATCGCTATATTTCTGTGtgatcaccatgacaactattGGGTTCGGTGATCTGATACCAACATATTTATACAATGATGGTGAATCGGCACATCAACTAATCGTGGTGTTAATGTTATTTGTCATTGTTGGATTGGTTCTCATGACAGGTTGTTTCACACTCACACAGAAGGGAATTCTTCAaggaatgaaaaaaattaagatTAAATGTGTCGGTTTAATAGATTCCTGTAAAGGTTGTAGCCCCAAACACGGCTAA